One segment of Terriglobia bacterium DNA contains the following:
- a CDS encoding TetR/AcrR family transcriptional regulator, whose amino-acid sequence MALQNMETRLSGEAIEGRKGRIVLTGGEEAADSRFDRRLAKLLDHAAHIFCEKGYEGASMRDLSRAAGMSLAGLYHYFESKEDLLYLIQKHTFRTIIERLQERLKESRDAEERVRIFIENHLEYFLANKEAMKVLTHEDETLKNGRGAEIRAIKREYYKICLDLLEDLRREKGLQFSGRLAVLGLFGMINWIYTWHNPRVDLDAGAMAEEMSNLFLRGVLNPGKPKRKIAKTNA is encoded by the coding sequence ATGGCACTGCAAAACATGGAAACCCGCTTGTCTGGCGAGGCCATAGAGGGCCGCAAGGGACGAATTGTCCTTACAGGCGGTGAAGAGGCAGCGGATTCCCGCTTTGATCGCAGGCTGGCCAAATTGCTGGATCACGCCGCACACATCTTTTGCGAAAAAGGCTATGAGGGCGCGTCCATGCGTGATCTTTCCCGCGCCGCCGGTATGTCTCTGGCTGGTCTTTATCATTATTTTGAGTCCAAAGAAGACCTGCTTTACCTGATTCAGAAACATACGTTCCGCACGATTATCGAGCGGTTGCAGGAACGGCTAAAGGAATCAAGGGATGCGGAAGAGCGCGTTCGCATCTTCATTGAAAATCATCTTGAATACTTTCTGGCGAACAAAGAAGCCATGAAAGTCCTGACACATGAGGATGAAACGCTCAAGAATGGCCGCGGCGCTGAGATCAGGGCCATCAAGCGCGAATACTACAAAATCTGCCTGGACCTGCTGGAAGATCTGCGGCGGGAAAAAGGACTACAATTTTCCGGGCGGCTGGCCGTGCTGGGCCTCTTTGGCATGATCAACTGGATTTACACCTGGCATAACCCGCGCGTGGATTTGGACGCCGGAGCCATGGCCGAGGAAATGAGCAACCTGTTTTTGCGCGGCGTGCTCAACCCCGGCAAACCCAAACGCAAAATCGCAAAGACCAACGCCTGA
- a CDS encoding enoyl-CoA hydratase/isomerase family protein → MATTTATETKTLVNYRVEDGIAVIELCDPPANTYTYEMNRQLDECILKARMDNDVYVLLLTGAGDKFFSAGANIKMLSSVDPTFKYYFCLHANEMLLRLEHTPKLVIAAINGHCVGGGLEIAMAADIRIARKDAGKIGLPEINLGVLPGTGGTQRLSRIVGKSKAIELMVTGNTFTFEEAKEMGIINDIYERDGFMENIMEYARQFTPPNKAAKAVGNIKRSVQSGWEVPMESALAIERELQQRLFASDDAKEGLAAYVEKRPATFKAR, encoded by the coding sequence ATGGCGACAACCACAGCAACGGAAACCAAGACCCTGGTGAACTATCGCGTTGAAGACGGAATAGCGGTGATCGAGCTTTGCGATCCGCCGGCGAATACTTATACCTACGAAATGAACCGGCAACTGGATGAATGCATCCTGAAAGCCCGCATGGACAATGACGTTTATGTGCTGCTGCTCACCGGAGCGGGCGACAAATTCTTTTCCGCCGGCGCCAATATCAAGATGCTTTCCTCGGTCGATCCGACGTTTAAATATTATTTCTGCCTGCATGCCAATGAAATGCTGCTTCGTCTGGAGCACACGCCCAAGCTGGTGATCGCGGCGATCAACGGCCACTGCGTGGGCGGTGGACTGGAAATTGCCATGGCGGCCGATATCCGCATTGCGCGTAAGGACGCAGGCAAGATCGGTTTGCCGGAAATCAATCTCGGTGTCCTGCCCGGAACCGGCGGCACACAACGACTGAGCCGCATCGTGGGCAAAAGCAAAGCCATTGAGCTGATGGTCACGGGCAACACTTTTACTTTTGAAGAAGCGAAGGAGATGGGCATCATCAACGACATTTACGAGCGCGACGGCTTCATGGAAAACATCATGGAATACGCGCGCCAGTTCACGCCGCCAAACAAAGCCGCGAAGGCCGTGGGCAATATTAAGCGCTCTGTGCAGAGTGGTTGGGAAGTCCCGATGGAGTCAGCGTTGGCCATTGAGCGCGAGCTGCAACAGCGCTTGTTCGCGAGTGACGACGCCAAAGAGGGCCTGGCTGCGTATGTAGAGAAGCGGCCGGCGACGTTTAAGGCTCGCTAA
- a CDS encoding aldehyde dehydrogenase family protein has translation MITATKAKVSPGKLLIDGKWSDGSGKSFDTFNPATGEVLTQVAEGGASGVDQAVAAARKAFDDVNSPWRKMSASERGKVLWRIADLIEKNIEELAELETLNNGKPIFESRYVDMPMVADVFRYYAGWATKIHGETVNTFSNAFTYTLRDPVGVVGAIVAWNFPLLLASWKLGPALACGNCVILKPAEQTPLTALRFGELALEAGLPAGVLNIVTGGPETGAALVRHPGVDKIAFTGSTSVGKEIMRSSADTLKRVTLELGGKSPNIVFADSQMDSAVKGALNGIFYGKGEVCCAGSRLFIEKKAEDEFVTKLVESSKKIRLGDPLDPKTRLGAIVSEKQMQTVLGYIEAGKNEGAKLLAGGKRAQVNGDHGYFIEPTIFGGVNNDMKIAQEEIFGPVLATLTFDDIEQVAELANKNVYGLAAAVWTNDIKKAHQLSRRLKAGTVWINTYGVMDASMPFGGYKQSGFGRELGMHAIEHYTELKSVWMNL, from the coding sequence ATGATTACAGCAACTAAAGCAAAAGTTTCTCCCGGCAAGCTGCTTATCGACGGCAAATGGTCGGACGGTTCAGGAAAGTCGTTTGACACCTTCAACCCCGCAACAGGCGAGGTGCTCACGCAAGTGGCTGAAGGCGGCGCCAGCGGCGTTGACCAGGCCGTCGCGGCGGCGCGCAAGGCGTTTGACGACGTGAACAGCCCGTGGCGCAAGATGTCTGCCAGCGAGCGCGGCAAGGTGCTGTGGCGCATCGCCGACCTGATTGAAAAAAATATTGAAGAGCTGGCCGAACTGGAGACGCTGAACAACGGCAAGCCGATCTTTGAGTCGCGCTACGTGGACATGCCGATGGTGGCTGACGTTTTCCGCTACTACGCGGGATGGGCCACCAAAATTCATGGCGAGACCGTCAACACCTTCAGCAACGCGTTCACTTACACGCTGCGCGATCCTGTTGGTGTGGTAGGTGCGATTGTCGCATGGAATTTTCCGCTGCTGCTGGCCAGTTGGAAGCTCGGGCCGGCGTTGGCCTGCGGCAATTGCGTGATTTTGAAACCTGCGGAGCAAACGCCGCTCACAGCCCTACGCTTCGGCGAACTCGCGCTGGAAGCCGGACTGCCTGCCGGCGTGCTGAACATTGTTACCGGCGGACCGGAGACTGGCGCTGCGCTGGTAAGGCATCCGGGGGTGGACAAGATTGCATTTACCGGATCGACGTCCGTGGGCAAAGAGATCATGCGCAGTTCAGCTGACACACTAAAGCGCGTGACGCTGGAGCTGGGCGGCAAGTCACCAAACATTGTTTTTGCCGATTCACAAATGGACTCTGCCGTGAAAGGCGCGCTGAATGGCATTTTCTACGGCAAAGGCGAAGTATGCTGCGCCGGTTCACGCTTGTTCATCGAGAAGAAAGCCGAAGACGAATTTGTGACTAAGCTCGTTGAGTCGTCAAAGAAGATCAGGCTTGGCGATCCGCTGGATCCTAAGACAAGACTGGGCGCCATCGTCAGCGAAAAGCAGATGCAGACTGTGCTCGGCTACATCGAAGCGGGCAAGAATGAAGGCGCAAAGCTCCTGGCCGGAGGCAAGCGCGCGCAGGTCAATGGCGATCACGGCTACTTCATTGAGCCGACGATCTTCGGTGGAGTGAACAACGATATGAAGATCGCGCAGGAAGAAATTTTTGGCCCGGTGCTGGCTACGCTCACGTTCGATGACATTGAGCAGGTGGCGGAATTGGCCAACAAAAATGTCTATGGCCTGGCTGCCGCAGTCTGGACGAATGACATCAAGAAAGCGCACCAGCTCTCGCGCCGGTTAAAGGCCGGTACAGTTTGGATTAACACCTATGGCGTGATGGATGCATCAATGCCATTTGGTGGCTATAAACAGTCAGGCTTTGGGCGCGAGCTGGGCATGCACGCGATTGAACATTACACCGAACTGAAATCAGTGTGGATGAACCTATAG
- a CDS encoding PaaI family thioesterase, whose protein sequence is MTVVENVDHYRKLERMYLAAPINEFFKPAIQIGRGMAEIKVHVDSRFFHAAKAAHGAVYFKSLDDAAFFAVSSLVEDRFVLTSNFNLYMLAPVAAGVVRSVGKVVSGGGSSFLAESVLYNEQEEEIARGSGMFVRSKVRLDPEMGYR, encoded by the coding sequence ATGACGGTCGTGGAAAATGTGGATCATTACCGCAAGCTGGAGCGCATGTATCTGGCCGCTCCAATCAACGAGTTCTTTAAGCCCGCGATCCAGATAGGGCGAGGGATGGCCGAAATCAAAGTCCACGTGGACAGCCGGTTTTTCCACGCTGCCAAAGCAGCTCACGGAGCCGTCTATTTCAAGAGCCTGGATGACGCTGCTTTTTTTGCCGTGAGCTCGCTGGTGGAAGACCGCTTTGTTCTTACCAGCAACTTTAATTTGTACATGCTGGCGCCCGTCGCGGCGGGTGTGGTTCGCTCAGTGGGCAAGGTGGTGAGCGGCGGCGGATCGTCGTTTCTGGCGGAGTCAGTGCTGTACAACGAGCAGGAAGAAGAGATTGCCCGCGGAAGCGGGATGTTTGTGCGAAGCAAGGTGCGGCTCGATCCCGAGATGGGATATCGCTAA
- a CDS encoding phenylacetate-CoA oxygenase subunit PaaI: protein MPGKIMKIGSFSDWEGLFKEWREEIGVNHDDIRNFKFDTLYGEIETDEITFGYYKGRNKWENVRQIPTQNMRDALMNLIVYQGDTEFASVEQQRWLFETAPSDYDRSSLTRVMIEEMRHGWQMCALLIDHFGTTGKVEAQKMLERKAYENKRLLGSFNEECDNWLDFFAFTDFVDRDGKFQLQMLKYSAFAPLGRSMSYMLREEAFHMGTGNTGLARIAEAGVVPGWLMQKYLNKWISSAYDLFGTDHSSSAHWAYTWGLKGRYDELKNETAPDLDNLNDYNRHLYRDECVGLVKRISAGQRPGSTELYCPNIQFNRMIGRWKGQMFHPQTGEPMDEKEYKQQLETWLPTGADKKLLMDIIGSEKKWIAPKTGAKDPLLTIGEVRKSALNAVQ, encoded by the coding sequence ATGCCGGGAAAAATAATGAAGATTGGGTCGTTCAGTGATTGGGAAGGGCTGTTTAAGGAGTGGCGCGAGGAAATCGGCGTCAATCACGACGACATTCGCAATTTTAAATTCGATACGCTGTACGGCGAGATTGAGACCGACGAAATTACTTTTGGCTATTACAAAGGCCGCAATAAGTGGGAGAACGTGCGCCAGATTCCTACCCAGAACATGCGCGACGCACTGATGAACCTGATCGTTTACCAGGGCGACACGGAATTTGCCAGCGTGGAGCAGCAGCGCTGGCTGTTTGAGACCGCGCCCAGCGACTATGACCGCTCGTCGCTGACGCGGGTGATGATCGAAGAGATGCGCCACGGCTGGCAGATGTGTGCGCTGCTGATTGACCACTTTGGCACCACGGGCAAAGTGGAAGCGCAGAAAATGCTGGAGCGCAAAGCGTACGAGAACAAGCGGTTGCTGGGATCGTTTAACGAAGAGTGCGATAACTGGCTGGACTTTTTTGCCTTCACTGACTTTGTAGATCGTGACGGCAAGTTCCAGTTGCAGATGCTGAAGTACTCAGCCTTTGCGCCGCTGGGCCGCTCCATGAGCTACATGCTGCGCGAAGAAGCCTTCCACATGGGCACGGGCAACACCGGGCTGGCTCGCATCGCCGAAGCAGGCGTAGTTCCCGGCTGGCTGATGCAAAAGTATCTCAACAAGTGGATTTCCAGCGCATATGATTTGTTTGGCACCGATCATTCTTCTTCCGCGCATTGGGCGTATACATGGGGGCTGAAGGGCCGTTATGACGAATTGAAAAATGAAACCGCGCCCGATCTCGATAATCTGAACGACTACAACCGCCACCTTTATCGCGATGAGTGCGTGGGTCTGGTAAAGCGCATCAGCGCTGGGCAGCGCCCGGGCAGCACCGAGCTGTATTGCCCCAACATACAGTTCAACCGCATGATTGGCCGCTGGAAGGGCCAGATGTTTCATCCGCAGACCGGCGAGCCCATGGACGAAAAAGAATACAAGCAGCAACTCGAAACGTGGCTGCCCACGGGGGCGGACAAAAAGCTGCTGATGGACATTATCGGGTCAGAAAAGAAATGGATTGCGCCCAAGACGGGCGCAAAAGATCCACTGCTCACGATCGGCGAGGTAAGAAAGAGCGCGCTGAACGCGGTGCAGTAG
- a CDS encoding CoA-transferase produces the protein MQYTLNELMVVAAAREIKDGEIVFVGMRLPLIAFVVAKKTHAPNAIGLFENGVIRSTPSPELIYTMADPPNIKGATQCLGMLEVMSLLQSGRVSLGFLGAAEVDKFGNLNSTQVQGKNGMVRLPGSGGACDIASMAQRFVSLLEHGKHRLPQKVSYVTSPGNGDGTGWRRRVGLLRGGPSAVITTKCVLRFGDDAEAFLSTYHPGVSVDDVLANTGWKLKVAPDAKPTPEPNAEELKAIREYDTKGFWTS, from the coding sequence ATGCAATACACACTCAACGAACTCATGGTCGTAGCGGCCGCGCGGGAGATCAAAGACGGCGAGATCGTCTTTGTCGGCATGCGGCTGCCGCTGATTGCATTCGTTGTCGCCAAGAAGACGCACGCGCCGAATGCTATCGGACTGTTTGAGAATGGCGTGATCCGCTCCACGCCATCGCCCGAGTTGATCTACACCATGGCTGATCCTCCAAACATCAAGGGCGCGACGCAATGCCTGGGAATGCTCGAGGTGATGAGCCTGTTGCAATCGGGCAGGGTGAGCCTCGGTTTTCTTGGCGCGGCTGAGGTGGACAAGTTCGGGAACCTGAATTCAACACAGGTGCAAGGGAAGAACGGCATGGTGCGGCTGCCGGGGTCGGGCGGAGCTTGCGACATCGCGTCGATGGCGCAGCGCTTTGTGTCATTGCTGGAGCACGGCAAGCATCGGCTGCCGCAAAAAGTGAGCTACGTTACCAGCCCGGGGAACGGCGACGGCACTGGCTGGCGCAGGCGAGTGGGGCTACTACGGGGCGGGCCTTCAGCGGTGATCACCACAAAATGTGTTCTGCGATTTGGCGACGACGCTGAAGCATTTCTCTCAACCTATCATCCGGGAGTGAGCGTGGATGATGTATTGGCAAATACCGGATGGAAGTTGAAAGTCGCTCCCGATGCGAAGCCGACGCCGGAGCCGAACGCGGAGGAGTTGAAGGCGATAAGGGAGTACGATACCAAGGGGTTCTGGACGAGCTAG
- a CDS encoding enoyl-CoA hydratase/isomerase family protein, whose product MICTALEIHGQLARITLSHPPLNVIDFQMMDELLAALQQLEQRREISVAIITGGNRAFSAGVDVAVHTPDLVQIMLQKFHSVILALTKFPKITIAEIHGACLGGGAELAMACDMCFTTPDAKWGFPEITLGCYPPVACTALASLVGQKRAADLVFTGRTFSGEEAAEWGLANESHPEDKLQAAIQTTVDHLLKLSPAALAVAKKAFYAWDSMHLDKGLARAEKIYLEELMQTEDVIEGIAAWMEKRKPVWKGK is encoded by the coding sequence ATGATTTGCACCGCTCTTGAAATCCACGGCCAGCTTGCCCGCATCACACTCAGCCATCCGCCGCTGAATGTGATCGATTTCCAGATGATGGATGAACTGCTGGCGGCCTTACAGCAACTAGAGCAGCGTCGGGAAATATCAGTCGCGATCATCACCGGCGGGAATCGAGCTTTTTCTGCCGGGGTCGACGTGGCGGTGCACACGCCCGACCTGGTCCAGATCATGTTGCAGAAATTTCACAGCGTGATTCTTGCGTTAACTAAGTTTCCCAAGATCACGATTGCTGAAATTCACGGCGCCTGCCTGGGCGGCGGCGCTGAGCTGGCGATGGCCTGCGACATGTGCTTTACCACCCCGGATGCCAAATGGGGATTTCCCGAGATTACGCTGGGATGTTATCCGCCGGTGGCGTGTACGGCGCTAGCATCGCTGGTGGGACAGAAGCGCGCGGCCGATCTGGTTTTTACCGGACGAACGTTCAGCGGCGAAGAAGCCGCCGAATGGGGGCTGGCGAATGAGTCGCATCCTGAAGACAAATTGCAGGCAGCGATTCAGACGACGGTCGATCACTTGTTGAAGCTGAGCCCAGCGGCGCTGGCTGTGGCCAAGAAAGCATTTTATGCGTGGGATTCCATGCATCTGGACAAAGGTCTGGCGCGGGCGGAAAAGATCTATCTGGAAGAGCTGATGCAGACCGAAGACGTAATAGAAGGAATCGCGGCATGGATGGAGAAGCGGAAACCGGTGTGGAAAGGCAAATAG